A stretch of Desulfobacter hydrogenophilus DNA encodes these proteins:
- a CDS encoding Hsp70 family protein: MKEGRYIVGIDLGTTNCVVAYSDMQAERAPREMAKINLFRVPQLTGPGVVELRDSLPSFLYVKEGHEDASNSLELPWQQEDTVTVAGEFARERGADVPHKLISSAKSWLCNAAVDRETPILPWNTTKDIEKLSPVQASCALLRHIKNAWNHEMAADDPDLCLENQAIYLTVPASFDAVARELTVKSAKMAGLKDIVLIEEPQSAFYAWIDKAGDDWRDQVEKGDLVLVCDIGGGTSDFSLIEVNEGADGLLNLERVAVGNHLLVGGDNLDLTLSYFLAAKLREKKQKLDDWQMRGLVHACRKAKENLFSSEGPDEYPVTVLGRGSSLIKGTIKLSLKLADVQQVVLDGFFPACSLDDKPAGSSTTGMKEFGLSYESDPAITRHLAQFISSHTDDQGNPRLPTAVVFNGGVMKSPLIRERVLDVLKQWHSAAGSGEIRQINAVDFDLSVAWGASYYGQAARGEGIKIRGGLGMSYYMAIEAAMPAIPGLAMPTRALCIAPFGMEEGSQAESKDRLFNLVVGEKVTFDIMSSPNRPDDQLGDVIDNWEDMGIISLTSIETELEGTDEGFIPVTFEVKVTEIGTLEFWACARDDDRKWRLELNVRPKV, translated from the coding sequence GTGAAAGAGGGCCGATATATCGTTGGAATAGATCTTGGGACAACAAATTGCGTGGTGGCCTACTCAGATATGCAGGCTGAAAGAGCCCCCAGGGAAATGGCAAAAATAAACCTTTTCAGAGTGCCGCAACTCACAGGTCCCGGGGTGGTTGAATTAAGAGATTCTCTTCCCTCGTTTCTTTATGTCAAGGAAGGGCATGAAGACGCTTCAAACTCCTTAGAATTGCCATGGCAACAAGAAGACACGGTTACTGTCGCAGGTGAATTTGCAAGAGAAAGAGGGGCCGACGTTCCCCATAAACTCATTTCTTCGGCAAAGTCATGGTTGTGTAATGCGGCGGTGGATCGAGAAACCCCCATTTTGCCCTGGAACACCACAAAAGATATCGAGAAATTGTCTCCGGTCCAGGCTTCATGTGCGCTGCTCAGGCATATAAAAAATGCCTGGAATCATGAAATGGCGGCTGATGATCCAGATCTTTGCCTTGAAAACCAAGCCATCTACCTGACGGTTCCGGCTTCGTTTGATGCGGTGGCCAGAGAATTGACGGTAAAGTCTGCGAAAATGGCCGGTTTGAAAGATATTGTCCTCATTGAAGAGCCGCAATCCGCCTTTTATGCCTGGATTGATAAAGCAGGTGATGACTGGAGAGATCAGGTGGAAAAAGGCGATCTTGTCCTGGTCTGTGATATCGGCGGCGGTACCAGCGATTTCAGTCTTATTGAGGTGAACGAGGGGGCGGATGGCCTTTTAAATCTTGAACGCGTGGCTGTGGGAAATCATCTTCTTGTTGGGGGCGATAACCTGGATTTGACGCTCTCATACTTTCTTGCAGCCAAACTTCGAGAAAAAAAACAGAAGCTGGATGACTGGCAGATGAGAGGACTTGTTCACGCCTGCAGAAAAGCAAAAGAAAACTTGTTTTCATCTGAAGGTCCCGATGAGTATCCCGTAACTGTTTTGGGAAGAGGGTCCAGCCTGATTAAAGGAACGATTAAACTGAGTTTGAAACTGGCGGATGTACAGCAGGTCGTGTTGGATGGGTTTTTTCCGGCATGCAGCTTGGATGACAAACCCGCGGGAAGCAGTACAACAGGCATGAAAGAGTTTGGTCTTTCCTATGAGTCCGATCCTGCCATCACGCGGCATTTGGCTCAATTTATATCTTCTCATACAGATGACCAAGGAAATCCAAGACTGCCCACTGCCGTTGTCTTTAACGGCGGCGTCATGAAGTCCCCTTTGATCAGAGAACGGGTTCTGGATGTACTAAAGCAGTGGCACAGTGCAGCCGGAAGTGGGGAAATACGGCAGATCAATGCCGTTGATTTTGATCTTTCCGTGGCCTGGGGCGCTTCGTACTATGGTCAAGCTGCCCGTGGAGAAGGCATTAAAATACGCGGCGGACTCGGGATGTCCTACTATATGGCCATTGAAGCTGCTATGCCAGCTATTCCAGGGCTTGCCATGCCCACCAGGGCCCTTTGCATTGCCCCCTTTGGTATGGAAGAAGGCAGCCAGGCAGAAAGTAAAGATCGTCTGTTTAATCTGGTGGTGGGTGAAAAAGTCACGTTTGATATCATGAGTTCTCCCAATCGCCCTGACGATCAGCTCGGAGATGTGATAGATAATTGGGAGGATATGGGGATTATAAGCTTAACCTCCATTGAAACCGAGCTGGAAGGAACGGACGAGGGCTTTATACCTGTCACTTTTGAAGTCAAGGTGACCGAAATCGGTACCCTCGAGTTTTGGGCCTGCGCACGGGATGATGATCGCAAATGGCGTTTGGAGCTGAATGTAAGACCCAAGGTGTAA
- a CDS encoding Hsp70 family protein, producing the protein MDLQDKRYVVGIDLGTTNSAVSYADLTGIDTNRAGAGIGNEIKVFRVPQLTGPGEFTPAPVLPSFLYIPGDYDVSKDALKHPWKKENDLFAGVFAREHGSQIPSRLVSSAKSWLCHSRADREAPILPWGSQNVDKISPVKATSEYLRHIRKAWNHWVKDEDLFLENQFTVITVPASFDEAAREYTLKAARDAGFSKNITLLEEPLAAFYAWVTRHEHDWQSHVKADDLILVCDVGGGTTDFTLISLKEAQGSPRFERVAVGDHLILGGDNIDLTLARYVASKFKQKANLTADQWKTLSYKCRAAKETLLLDSDKKGDETRVRIVLRGEGRSLIANTLSADLEKDELEDILCKGFFPEVEPSLANPKKAGKAMAEFGLPYEQEPAITRHIGWFLERHRESVKALLGKDPIPDHILFNGGSLKPSVFQSKIRSAIGKWFSCEDQSLPKLLDNNDPDLSVALGASYYGLVKQGIGVRVGSGSPRSYYIGIASDKFQDKHRSQSGSYDATCENVLCVVERGLDEGSLIQLPQMEFEVVTNQPVLFSMFSSSFRSGDKSGDILQVDDSLTPLPPLKTIIKFGKKGESKRIPVKVEVEYTEMGTLAMWCRSNVSSHRWKLQFQLREPQIGEANESEVYDDDTVNNVRKLLTDAFSGSADRAQLPSVVKNIEKLVETKKNKWPLSFLRAVADHLIANVKWRGNSPEHEIRWLNLTGFCMRPGFGDAFDEARIPKLWKVYLQRSLFSKAKQNAVEWWIFCRRIAGGLTAGQQRQFFQDVSSYLLADNGAGKKVPKQEMTEVWMAAANMERLLIKDKIALSKKLIPQLKPGKTPHQMFWALSRIGARELLYGSVDRVVPAKEVERWTKRLMKINWTPKDQVAAALAQILRKTGDRTRDVSPEIIQIMVPWLEQMQAPKKSLNMIQTVIPIESADEASIFGESLPQGLILKH; encoded by the coding sequence GTGGATTTACAAGATAAACGGTACGTGGTCGGGATTGATCTGGGGACGACCAATTCAGCGGTATCATATGCTGATCTGACGGGCATAGATACAAATAGAGCCGGAGCCGGCATCGGCAATGAAATAAAAGTTTTCAGGGTGCCTCAATTAACCGGGCCGGGTGAGTTTACGCCTGCCCCAGTGCTGCCCTCGTTTTTATATATTCCGGGTGATTACGATGTTTCCAAAGATGCGCTGAAACATCCATGGAAAAAGGAAAATGATCTGTTTGCCGGTGTCTTTGCAAGGGAGCATGGTTCACAAATTCCATCCCGGCTGGTTTCATCCGCAAAAAGCTGGCTGTGTCATTCCCGGGCCGACCGGGAAGCACCGATTCTGCCATGGGGATCCCAGAATGTGGATAAAATATCTCCGGTCAAGGCGACCAGTGAATATTTGAGACATATTCGAAAAGCTTGGAATCATTGGGTTAAAGATGAGGATTTGTTTCTTGAAAATCAATTTACAGTTATCACGGTTCCTGCGTCATTTGATGAAGCCGCACGTGAATATACGCTAAAGGCAGCCAGAGATGCCGGGTTCAGTAAAAATATCACGCTGCTGGAAGAGCCGCTTGCCGCGTTTTATGCATGGGTGACACGCCATGAGCATGACTGGCAGTCCCATGTCAAAGCAGATGATTTGATCCTTGTTTGCGATGTGGGCGGGGGTACAACCGACTTCACCTTGATCTCATTGAAAGAGGCACAAGGCAGTCCGCGGTTTGAGCGGGTGGCTGTCGGGGATCACCTTATCCTTGGCGGAGATAATATTGACCTGACTCTGGCCCGCTATGTCGCATCAAAATTTAAGCAAAAAGCAAACCTTACGGCGGATCAATGGAAAACACTGAGTTATAAATGCCGGGCCGCAAAAGAAACGCTTCTTTTGGACAGCGATAAAAAGGGTGATGAAACCCGGGTTAGAATTGTATTAAGAGGAGAGGGACGTTCTCTTATCGCAAATACACTGTCAGCGGATCTGGAAAAAGATGAGCTGGAAGATATCTTGTGCAAAGGCTTTTTTCCAGAGGTTGAGCCCAGCCTTGCCAATCCTAAAAAAGCGGGAAAGGCAATGGCTGAATTTGGGCTGCCATATGAGCAGGAGCCTGCAATAACCCGTCATATCGGATGGTTTTTAGAGCGCCATCGTGAAAGTGTTAAAGCTCTTCTGGGTAAAGATCCCATACCTGATCATATTTTGTTTAATGGCGGCTCATTGAAACCGTCTGTGTTTCAAAGCAAAATCAGGTCCGCTATCGGAAAATGGTTTTCCTGTGAGGATCAGTCGTTACCGAAATTGCTGGATAATAATGATCCGGACCTTTCTGTTGCCTTGGGAGCCTCTTACTATGGTCTTGTCAAACAAGGCATCGGTGTGCGTGTGGGCAGCGGCAGTCCCAGAAGTTATTATATCGGCATTGCTTCGGATAAATTTCAGGATAAACATCGCTCTCAAAGTGGAAGCTATGACGCAACGTGTGAAAACGTATTGTGCGTTGTGGAGCGTGGCCTGGATGAAGGATCGTTGATCCAGCTGCCACAGATGGAATTTGAGGTCGTAACCAACCAGCCGGTTCTTTTTTCAATGTTCAGCTCCAGTTTTAGATCTGGTGATAAAAGTGGGGACATTCTGCAGGTCGATGATTCCCTGACACCGCTGCCGCCGCTGAAAACCATCATTAAATTTGGGAAAAAAGGGGAATCAAAACGGATTCCGGTTAAAGTTGAGGTAGAATATACCGAAATGGGAACACTTGCGATGTGGTGCCGTTCAAACGTGTCGTCCCATCGTTGGAAGCTTCAGTTTCAATTGCGCGAACCCCAGATCGGAGAAGCCAACGAGAGTGAAGTCTATGATGATGACACTGTAAACAATGTCCGTAAACTGTTGACGGACGCATTTTCCGGATCTGCGGACAGAGCTCAATTGCCTTCCGTTGTAAAAAATATAGAAAAGCTGGTTGAGACAAAGAAAAATAAATGGCCTTTGTCCTTCCTTAGAGCTGTGGCAGATCATTTGATTGCAAATGTCAAATGGCGGGGCAATAGTCCGGAACATGAAATTCGGTGGCTAAACTTGACCGGATTTTGTATGCGACCGGGTTTTGGGGATGCATTTGATGAGGCGCGTATTCCAAAATTGTGGAAAGTTTATTTACAAAGAAGCCTGTTTTCTAAAGCCAAACAAAATGCCGTTGAATGGTGGATATTTTGCCGTCGCATTGCAGGGGGATTAACCGCCGGTCAACAGCGGCAGTTTTTTCAGGATGTTTCCAGCTATTTATTGGCGGATAACGGTGCCGGCAAAAAAGTGCCTAAGCAAGAGATGACAGAGGTGTGGATGGCCGCAGCAAACATGGAGCGATTGTTGATAAAAGACAAAATCGCTTTGTCAAAAAAGCTGATCCCCCAGTTGAAACCGGGTAAAACACCGCATCAAATGTTTTGGGCGCTGTCTAGAATTGGCGCCAGAGAGCTGCTTTATGGGTCTGTGGATCGAGTTGTGCCGGCAAAAGAGGTGGAGCGGTGGACAAAAAGATTGATGAAAATCAATTGGACGCCCAAGGATCAAGTCGCTGCTGCATTGGCCCAGATTCTTAGGAAAACCGGAGATCGAACGCGTGATGTTTCCCCGGAGATTATTCAAATCATGGTGCCGTGGCTTGAACAGATGCAGGCACCTAAAAAGTCCTTGAATATGATTCAGACCGTCATTCCCATTGAGTCAGCTGATGAAGCTTCCATCTTTGGAGAGAGCCTGCCCCAGGGCCTTATACTGAAACACTAA
- a CDS encoding serine aminopeptidase domain-containing protein, with the protein MNKFAYFMSSYALKALSGLSRTRINIHHQEKIPDGSIIFIANHFTRIETIFLPYHLHGITKKAIWSLADASLFAGGLKSVLDAMGAISTKNPNRNYLITKTLLDGESSWIIFPEGRMVKNKKLVNDGRFESQVDKLVHRPRSGAAVIALQSEFYRERLRRMKTINPKEFARLIDWFEIKDPEKVLSQTTYVVPTNITYYPMRAKENLLSSLAQKLMENPSQKVMDELMTEGSMILSGVQVDIRFANPIKMADYFNNSFIESDLTSRRKIFFSRRMCSAPIIKAASQEILHKFMADVYGMTTLNYDHIFTCLVKYMPPSSLGIDPYDLRCRAYLAIAGKMMETGRCFHNDFYDNQIHLLTDDRNKRFATFLDTALETGVLYVKNNGKLFKRQDKFEADVGFQGVRMKNPLYVVANEVEPLQDIVMFIKGIAEKSAVEIEQQIRHGLMDKALRDYDLDYEKVGTPSETFDKEAGRPILFEPSQGRPGILLIHNYLACPKEMKPLADFLSALGYTVFVPRLKGHGTAPEDLSQTSYKDWIDSVEEGYVILKHRTPSVFVGGFFTGAGLALELASRIPEIDGIFAVSPPLNLKDAGWQSSTAAEFWHRMLQKARFVDKKLDKGMKNTCSICYHQNPAKGMKALEKLIKYMEERLSFVTAPLLFLQSGKQFHSNTANAEKLFKLVSSNRKDFFFFNVDCHNILSGRDSTRVFRSIADFFALVEQERYQSMGK; encoded by the coding sequence GTGAACAAATTTGCATATTTTATGTCCAGTTATGCCCTTAAGGCATTATCAGGGCTTTCCAGAACCCGGATAAACATTCATCATCAGGAAAAGATTCCAGACGGCTCCATTATTTTCATTGCCAACCATTTCACCCGGATTGAAACGATATTTTTACCGTATCACCTCCACGGCATAACGAAAAAAGCCATATGGTCTTTGGCAGATGCCAGCCTTTTTGCCGGCGGGTTAAAAAGCGTTCTTGATGCCATGGGTGCCATTTCCACCAAAAATCCTAACCGAAATTACCTTATTACGAAAACCCTTTTAGACGGCGAATCATCATGGATCATTTTTCCGGAAGGAAGAATGGTGAAGAATAAAAAGCTTGTCAATGACGGCAGGTTTGAATCTCAGGTTGATAAACTGGTTCACCGGCCCCGTTCCGGGGCTGCAGTGATCGCACTGCAAAGTGAATTTTACCGGGAACGGCTGCGGCGGATGAAAACCATAAATCCCAAAGAGTTTGCACGCCTCATCGACTGGTTTGAAATCAAGGACCCGGAAAAGGTTTTAAGTCAAACAACCTATGTAGTGCCCACAAATATAACCTATTATCCCATGCGGGCAAAAGAGAATCTGCTCTCTTCTCTTGCCCAGAAGCTTATGGAAAATCCCTCCCAGAAGGTCATGGATGAGCTGATGACCGAAGGCAGCATGATTTTATCCGGTGTCCAGGTTGATATTCGGTTTGCCAATCCCATAAAAATGGCTGATTATTTTAATAACTCATTTATTGAAAGTGATCTGACATCAAGACGGAAAATTTTTTTCAGCAGACGTATGTGCTCGGCCCCTATTATAAAAGCAGCCAGCCAGGAGATCCTTCACAAATTCATGGCCGATGTTTATGGCATGACGACCCTGAATTATGATCATATCTTTACCTGTCTGGTTAAGTATATGCCGCCCTCATCCCTTGGCATTGATCCCTATGATTTAAGATGCAGGGCATACCTAGCAATTGCCGGGAAAATGATGGAGACGGGCCGCTGTTTTCACAACGATTTTTATGATAACCAGATTCATCTGTTGACCGACGACAGAAATAAACGGTTTGCTACATTTCTTGACACAGCCCTTGAAACCGGTGTCCTCTATGTAAAAAACAACGGTAAATTATTTAAAAGACAGGACAAATTTGAAGCAGATGTCGGTTTTCAGGGGGTGAGAATGAAGAACCCCCTCTATGTGGTTGCCAATGAAGTCGAGCCGCTTCAGGATATCGTGATGTTTATCAAGGGTATTGCCGAAAAAAGTGCCGTTGAGATAGAGCAGCAGATTCGTCATGGTTTGATGGACAAAGCCTTAAGAGACTATGATCTTGATTACGAAAAAGTTGGAACTCCAAGTGAAACATTTGACAAAGAGGCCGGTAGGCCCATTCTTTTTGAGCCGAGCCAAGGCCGGCCCGGTATTCTTTTGATTCACAATTATCTTGCCTGTCCCAAAGAGATGAAACCCCTGGCTGATTTTCTCAGTGCTCTTGGCTACACTGTATTTGTGCCGCGTCTTAAAGGGCATGGCACCGCACCTGAAGACCTTTCACAGACAAGTTATAAGGACTGGATTGACAGTGTGGAAGAAGGTTATGTTATTTTAAAGCATAGAACGCCGTCTGTTTTTGTCGGTGGGTTTTTTACGGGTGCCGGACTTGCCCTTGAGCTTGCTTCCCGGATACCGGAAATTGACGGTATTTTTGCCGTTTCCCCACCGTTAAATCTCAAAGATGCGGGGTGGCAATCTTCTACTGCTGCTGAATTCTGGCATCGTATGCTGCAAAAAGCCCGTTTTGTTGACAAAAAGCTTGATAAGGGCATGAAAAATACCTGCTCGATATGCTACCATCAAAATCCTGCCAAAGGTATGAAAGCGCTTGAAAAATTGATCAAATACATGGAAGAAAGACTGTCGTTCGTTACCGCGCCCCTTTTATTCCTGCAGTCCGGCAAACAGTTTCATAGCAACACAGCAAATGCTGAAAAATTATTTAAGCTTGTTAGCTCTAACCGGAAAGACTTTTTTTTCTTTAACGTAGACTGTCACAATATTCTTTCAGGCAGAGACTCAACACGGGTATTCAGATCAATTGCCGACTTTTTTGCCTTGGTTGAACAGGAACGCTACCAGTCTATGGGAAAATAA